In one Drosophila albomicans strain 15112-1751.03 chromosome X, ASM965048v2, whole genome shotgun sequence genomic region, the following are encoded:
- the LOC117565548 gene encoding serine/threonine-protein phosphatase 4 regulatory subunit 2 isoform X2 — MVTMENSDEILQILERFTRLKQKEIPKELEDYFQYVAKTGDTIFKWSSLKYLFREKLLNVIKHFNEDSQRLEEIPNYPNVDPFNYETMKSSLLERLDLFNAAPFTVQRLCELLIDPRKQYSRIDKFMRALEKNILVVSTIDPGRKRTESENGDSLDSVGNGDLSLEVNIDIEMENENIFNNVDERNGCSGDQEQQTGNNSGALKASCPRSDDAVLQPKAKKAKLDYDDDEQPAEEAEPDAEEETNENKPETEQAVEADADAVDGVAEEAAAADAAAVDAAEEATECQKVVDDTDVTDAVAEAAEIEEPDEEEDEPKAKKTCNGGDNQPKAKESPEPANDKPAAAETETVVAPAVVEVKESTAAKEKEPSDAALADAAVESQQPKTVVEKQDVESAEKLEKPAEQDVTKKPDDEAVPAATDEEKKDKTTGEQETAADKTEKAAPASPEQAVVDKKDEAAAEPKAEKDAAATVAADAAVDVEKKVVAATEVAKTETELETNSKADIKETNTEKTEKKPDAEPEAKEDPAAVTPPAEAEKNDDQTKTVDAAAAPEVTATAPAVVEAEAVAPPAATETPIPAEAAAVAAAPAELTVAAEAAPAVPIETDELVTPQLPAAATAVAAAAAEVAATPPTVAAAVAAGDAASATATPTLALNDQPMEDTPAEEENAQAAVDEVVMAESGTPTGAGDMATDEVAKDEPAAMEVDDTSQEVMDQ, encoded by the exons ATGGTGACCATGGAGAACAGCGATGAGATTCTACAAATTCTTGAGCGCTTCACGCGACTCAAGCAGAAGGAGATACCCAAGGAGCTAGAGGATTACTTTCAGTATGTGGCCAAAACCGGAGATACCATATTCAAGTGGTCCAGCCTTAAATATCTATTTCGCGAGAAGTTGCTTAATGTGATCAAACATTTCAATGAGGACTCGCAACGTTTAGAGG aaataccaaattatcCCAATGTGGATCCATTCAACTATGAGACGATGAAGTCATCACTGCTCGAGCGTCTCGATCTCTTCAATGCTGCCCCATTTACTGTGCAGCGTCTGTGCGAGCTTCTGATTGATCCTCGCAAGCAATATTCGCGCATTGACAAGTTTATGCGTGCGCTGGAGAAGAACATACTGG TGGTTAGTACCATTGATCCGGGACGCAAACGCACGGAGAGCGAGAATGGTGACTCTCTGGATTCTGTGGGCAATGGCGATCTCTCGCTGGAGGTCAACATTGACATTGAAATGGAGAACGagaacattttcaataatgtGGATGAACGCAACGGTTGCAGCGGCGACCAGGAACAACAGACTGGCAACAATAGCGGCGCCTTAAAGGCCTCCTGTCCACGTTCCGATGATGCTGTCCTGCAGCCCAAGGCTAAGAAGGCCAAACTTGACTACGATGATGACGAACAGCCGGCTGAGGAGGCGGAGCCGGATGCCGAAGAGGAAACCAACGAGAATAAACCGGAAACGGAACAAGCCGTTGAGGCAGATGCCGATGCGGTTGATGGTGTAGCTGAagaggcagcagctgctgatgctgctgctgtagatGCTGCCGAGGAAGCAACCGAATGCCAAAAGGTCGTCGACGATACTGATGTCACCGATGCTGTAGCTGAGGCGGCCGAAATCGAAGAACCCGACGAAGAGGAGGACGAACCCAAGGCGAAGAAGACATGCAACGGCGGCGACAATCAGCCCAAGGCAAAGGAGTCGCCAGAGCCAGCTAATGATAAACCAGCAGCTGCCGAAACCGAGACTGTTGTGGCTCCAGCTGTAGTTGAGGTCAAGGAATCGACTGCTGCAAAGGAGAAGGAGCCCAGCGATGCTGCATTAGCTGATGCTGCAGTCGAATCACAGCAGCCGAAGACTGTCGTTGAGAAACAGGATGTGGAAAGTGCCGAGAAGTTGGAGAAACCCGCAGAGCAGGATGTGACCAAGAAACCCGACGATGAAGCTGTTCCAGCTGCCACTGACGAAGAAAAGAAGGACAAGACCACAGGCGAGCAGGAGACGGCTGCtgataaaacagaaaaagcaGCTCCGGCGTCGCCAGAACAAGCTGTTGTCGACAAAAAGGACGAAGCAGCTGCTGAGCCCAAAGCTGAGAAGGATGCTGCAGCTACAGTTgcagctgatgctgctgtAGATGTTGAGAAAAAGGTGGTTGCTGCCACTGAAGTTGCCAAGACTGAGACCGAGCTGGAGACCAATTCGAAAGCTGATATTAAGGAGACCAATACGGAAAAGACTGAGAAAAAGCCCGATGCTGAGCCGGAGGCCAAGGAAGATCCGGCTGCTGTAACGCCGCCAGCTGAAGCTGAGAAGAATGATGATCAGACCAAGActgtcgatgctgctgctgctcccgaAGTCACTGCAACAGCACCAGCAGTAGTCGAAGCCGAAGCTGTGGCACCACCAGCCGCAACTGAAACTCCCATTCCAGCTGAAGCTGCGGCTGTCGCTGCGGCTCCTGCCGAGTTGACGGTCGCCGCTGAAGCTGCTCCAGCTGTGCCCATTGAGACCGATGAGCTCGTTACGCCGCAGTtgccagcagctgcaactgcagtcgctgctgccgctgccgaaGTTGCAGCCACGCCGCCAACAGTTGCGGCAGCTGTCGCCGCTGGCGATGCGGCAAGTGCGACAGCCACACCCACATTGGCACTCAACGATCAGCCCATGGAGGACACACCAGCCGAGGAGGAGAATGCACAGGCAGCCGTCGATGAAGTCGTCATGGCCGAAAGCGGAACACCAACCGGTGCCGGCGATATGGCCACCGATGAGGTTGCCAAAGATGAGCCAGCCGCCATGGAGGTTGACGATACCAGCCAGGAGGTGATGGATCAATAG
- the LOC117565548 gene encoding serine/threonine-protein phosphatase 4 regulatory subunit 2 isoform X1 — MVTMENSDEILQILERFTRLKQKEIPKELEDYFQYVAKTGDTIFKWSSLKYLFREKLLNVIKHFNEDSQRLEVEIPNYPNVDPFNYETMKSSLLERLDLFNAAPFTVQRLCELLIDPRKQYSRIDKFMRALEKNILVVSTIDPGRKRTESENGDSLDSVGNGDLSLEVNIDIEMENENIFNNVDERNGCSGDQEQQTGNNSGALKASCPRSDDAVLQPKAKKAKLDYDDDEQPAEEAEPDAEEETNENKPETEQAVEADADAVDGVAEEAAAADAAAVDAAEEATECQKVVDDTDVTDAVAEAAEIEEPDEEEDEPKAKKTCNGGDNQPKAKESPEPANDKPAAAETETVVAPAVVEVKESTAAKEKEPSDAALADAAVESQQPKTVVEKQDVESAEKLEKPAEQDVTKKPDDEAVPAATDEEKKDKTTGEQETAADKTEKAAPASPEQAVVDKKDEAAAEPKAEKDAAATVAADAAVDVEKKVVAATEVAKTETELETNSKADIKETNTEKTEKKPDAEPEAKEDPAAVTPPAEAEKNDDQTKTVDAAAAPEVTATAPAVVEAEAVAPPAATETPIPAEAAAVAAAPAELTVAAEAAPAVPIETDELVTPQLPAAATAVAAAAAEVAATPPTVAAAVAAGDAASATATPTLALNDQPMEDTPAEEENAQAAVDEVVMAESGTPTGAGDMATDEVAKDEPAAMEVDDTSQEVMDQ, encoded by the exons ATGGTGACCATGGAGAACAGCGATGAGATTCTACAAATTCTTGAGCGCTTCACGCGACTCAAGCAGAAGGAGATACCCAAGGAGCTAGAGGATTACTTTCAGTATGTGGCCAAAACCGGAGATACCATATTCAAGTGGTCCAGCCTTAAATATCTATTTCGCGAGAAGTTGCTTAATGTGATCAAACATTTCAATGAGGACTCGCAACGTTTAGAGG tagaaataccaaattatcCCAATGTGGATCCATTCAACTATGAGACGATGAAGTCATCACTGCTCGAGCGTCTCGATCTCTTCAATGCTGCCCCATTTACTGTGCAGCGTCTGTGCGAGCTTCTGATTGATCCTCGCAAGCAATATTCGCGCATTGACAAGTTTATGCGTGCGCTGGAGAAGAACATACTGG TGGTTAGTACCATTGATCCGGGACGCAAACGCACGGAGAGCGAGAATGGTGACTCTCTGGATTCTGTGGGCAATGGCGATCTCTCGCTGGAGGTCAACATTGACATTGAAATGGAGAACGagaacattttcaataatgtGGATGAACGCAACGGTTGCAGCGGCGACCAGGAACAACAGACTGGCAACAATAGCGGCGCCTTAAAGGCCTCCTGTCCACGTTCCGATGATGCTGTCCTGCAGCCCAAGGCTAAGAAGGCCAAACTTGACTACGATGATGACGAACAGCCGGCTGAGGAGGCGGAGCCGGATGCCGAAGAGGAAACCAACGAGAATAAACCGGAAACGGAACAAGCCGTTGAGGCAGATGCCGATGCGGTTGATGGTGTAGCTGAagaggcagcagctgctgatgctgctgctgtagatGCTGCCGAGGAAGCAACCGAATGCCAAAAGGTCGTCGACGATACTGATGTCACCGATGCTGTAGCTGAGGCGGCCGAAATCGAAGAACCCGACGAAGAGGAGGACGAACCCAAGGCGAAGAAGACATGCAACGGCGGCGACAATCAGCCCAAGGCAAAGGAGTCGCCAGAGCCAGCTAATGATAAACCAGCAGCTGCCGAAACCGAGACTGTTGTGGCTCCAGCTGTAGTTGAGGTCAAGGAATCGACTGCTGCAAAGGAGAAGGAGCCCAGCGATGCTGCATTAGCTGATGCTGCAGTCGAATCACAGCAGCCGAAGACTGTCGTTGAGAAACAGGATGTGGAAAGTGCCGAGAAGTTGGAGAAACCCGCAGAGCAGGATGTGACCAAGAAACCCGACGATGAAGCTGTTCCAGCTGCCACTGACGAAGAAAAGAAGGACAAGACCACAGGCGAGCAGGAGACGGCTGCtgataaaacagaaaaagcaGCTCCGGCGTCGCCAGAACAAGCTGTTGTCGACAAAAAGGACGAAGCAGCTGCTGAGCCCAAAGCTGAGAAGGATGCTGCAGCTACAGTTgcagctgatgctgctgtAGATGTTGAGAAAAAGGTGGTTGCTGCCACTGAAGTTGCCAAGACTGAGACCGAGCTGGAGACCAATTCGAAAGCTGATATTAAGGAGACCAATACGGAAAAGACTGAGAAAAAGCCCGATGCTGAGCCGGAGGCCAAGGAAGATCCGGCTGCTGTAACGCCGCCAGCTGAAGCTGAGAAGAATGATGATCAGACCAAGActgtcgatgctgctgctgctcccgaAGTCACTGCAACAGCACCAGCAGTAGTCGAAGCCGAAGCTGTGGCACCACCAGCCGCAACTGAAACTCCCATTCCAGCTGAAGCTGCGGCTGTCGCTGCGGCTCCTGCCGAGTTGACGGTCGCCGCTGAAGCTGCTCCAGCTGTGCCCATTGAGACCGATGAGCTCGTTACGCCGCAGTtgccagcagctgcaactgcagtcgctgctgccgctgccgaaGTTGCAGCCACGCCGCCAACAGTTGCGGCAGCTGTCGCCGCTGGCGATGCGGCAAGTGCGACAGCCACACCCACATTGGCACTCAACGATCAGCCCATGGAGGACACACCAGCCGAGGAGGAGAATGCACAGGCAGCCGTCGATGAAGTCGTCATGGCCGAAAGCGGAACACCAACCGGTGCCGGCGATATGGCCACCGATGAGGTTGCCAAAGATGAGCCAGCCGCCATGGAGGTTGACGATACCAGCCAGGAGGTGATGGATCAATAG